The genomic window GTGTGCTCGGTATTGGCAAGATGGCCGAGCTTGAGAGTGTATTCAGGCTTCTTTTCGGCAAAAGCGCCGGTGGCGAAAACTACAGAAACGAGAAGTGCCGCCGCAACAAGAAGTGCAATCCTTTTCATGGAATCTTTCTCCTTTCAGTAACCGAATCCTGCCTTCCCCCGCAGGCTCTTGGGGGGTACCTCCGACCGCGGATGCAAAAAAGGACATAGAGGGCTTTCGTTCCTCACCTCCCCTGGGTGGTCCTGAAGTAGGAAGGATACTCCCTGCGGAGTTTCCCGAGATCGTAGTTCACCTTGGTCAGATGCTCGTTCACAGCCTCGCGGGCCTTCCAGTGGTTTCTGTTGCCTATCACATCGAGGAGGAATCGGTGCTGGGCAATGATTTTATCCCAGTTGGTGGCGTGAAGACTGAGCATCCGCACCCTGTCGAAATGAGAACTCATTTTCCGGATGGCTTCCCAGATCCTTTCCTTGCCGCAAGTGACGAACACGAGCCTGTGAAAATCCCCGTCCAGGGAAAAGAACCGTGAGGGGTTCCTCTCGTTCACGGCGAGCCGCTGGAGCTGAAGGTTCGCCTCGAGGGCTACCAGGTCTTCGGAAGACCGGACCTCGCAGGCAAGTTCCATGGTATGTGTTTCCAGGCACAACCTCATATATCTCCCTTCCTCCACCCTCTGTTCGTCCACCAGGGAGACGTAGGTCCCCTTCTGGGGGTAGACATCGAGCAGACCGTCCTGGGCAAGGCGGATGAAGGTTTCTCTCACGGGAGTCCGACTGATGCCCAGAGAGGAAGCGACGTCATTCTCCGACACTGCGGAACCCGGAGGAAGCACGAGGTTCACCAGGTTGTGGAGAATGGTGCGGAACGTCCAGTCCCGTACGGTCTCGCCGCATTCCTTTTCCAGAAGTTCAAGAGTGATCATGGGCCCCTCACTTTGAATACT from Aminivibrio pyruvatiphilus includes these protein-coding regions:
- a CDS encoding GntR family transcriptional regulator — protein: MITLELLEKECGETVRDWTFRTILHNLVNLVLPPGSAVSENDVASSLGISRTPVRETFIRLAQDGLLDVYPQKGTYVSLVDEQRVEEGRYMRLCLETHTMELACEVRSSEDLVALEANLQLQRLAVNERNPSRFFSLDGDFHRLVFVTCGKERIWEAIRKMSSHFDRVRMLSLHATNWDKIIAQHRFLLDVIGNRNHWKAREAVNEHLTKVNYDLGKLRREYPSYFRTTQGR